Proteins from a genomic interval of Meiothermus sp.:
- a CDS encoding ABC transporter permease, which translates to MNRIAALAQKEFTQIRRDHVLSRLIVGLPIVMTLLFGYAINFTLSGIRLAVYDGSQDRISQYLLQELQKENRFTLTYIAQNPAEVPQAIQKNRARVGLVIPSGALQTVRQDKAVQLEVFVDGADPNFAFQAQAALRKVLGDVNSRLLAGKVLAGTATTPPLTPTLHTLYNPDNKTAWFTIPGIIGLIMTIFTVLLTALSIVRENEGRTMEALIASPIKPYEVVLGKVLPYFVIATLVSLVVLSIGHWVFGVPVRGSLLLLFGLIVLFVLGSLGVGVLISTLARTQIQAVFGTFAYILPTIFLSGFVFPVDGMPLFFRWLAAVIPARYLIDGTRGVMLRGAGLETLWVDLVALVIFSVAVLGLASLRFGKRLAA; encoded by the coding sequence ATGAACCGCATCGCCGCCCTGGCGCAAAAGGAGTTCACCCAGATCCGCCGCGACCACGTGCTGTCCCGGCTTATTGTGGGGCTGCCCATCGTCATGACCCTGTTGTTCGGCTACGCCATCAACTTCACCCTCTCGGGCATCCGCCTGGCCGTCTACGATGGTTCGCAAGACCGCATCAGCCAGTACCTGCTGCAAGAGCTGCAAAAGGAAAACCGCTTTACCCTCACCTACATCGCACAAAACCCAGCGGAGGTTCCGCAGGCCATCCAGAAAAACCGGGCCCGGGTCGGCCTGGTAATTCCTTCGGGCGCCCTGCAGACCGTGCGGCAGGATAAAGCTGTGCAGCTCGAGGTGTTTGTGGATGGCGCCGACCCCAACTTTGCCTTCCAGGCCCAGGCCGCCCTGCGCAAGGTGCTGGGAGACGTCAACAGCCGCCTGCTGGCGGGCAAGGTGCTGGCCGGAACCGCCACCACCCCGCCCCTCACCCCCACCCTGCACACCCTCTACAACCCCGACAACAAAACCGCCTGGTTTACCATCCCGGGCATCATCGGCCTGATTATGACCATTTTTACGGTGCTCCTGACCGCGCTTTCGATCGTGCGCGAAAACGAGGGCCGCACCATGGAGGCCCTGATTGCCAGCCCCATCAAACCCTACGAGGTGGTGCTGGGCAAGGTGCTGCCCTATTTTGTGATTGCCACCCTGGTGAGCCTGGTGGTGCTCTCGATCGGGCACTGGGTGTTTGGCGTGCCGGTGCGTGGGAGCCTGCTGCTGCTGTTTGGGCTCATCGTGCTCTTTGTGCTGGGCTCGCTGGGGGTGGGGGTGCTGATTTCCACCCTGGCCCGCACCCAGATTCAGGCCGTGTTTGGTACTTTTGCCTACATCCTGCCCACCATTTTTCTTTCGGGGTTCGTATTTCCAGTGGACGGGATGCCCCTTTTCTTTAGGTGGTTGGCGGCGGTGATCCCGGCCCGCTATCTGATTGATGGCACGCGGGGGGTAATGCTCCGGGGCGCGGGCCTCGAGACCCTCTGGGTAGACCTGGTGGCGCTCGTCATTTTCAGCGTGGCCGTGCTGGGTCTGG
- a CDS encoding thiol-disulfide oxidoreductase DCC family protein has translation MKTVVLFDGVCNLCHRTVQFILRHDRARRFVFASQQSEAGQRLLRQHGIPTAAALADSVVVVEEGRVWLESDAALHILYRLGGVWRVVAVLRFLPKRWRDWIYRLVAKNRYRLFGRLERCMVPTPELKERFLDAS, from the coding sequence ATGAAGACGGTGGTGCTGTTCGATGGCGTCTGCAACCTCTGCCACCGTACTGTGCAGTTTATCCTTCGCCACGACAGGGCCCGGCGCTTTGTGTTTGCCTCGCAGCAGTCCGAAGCCGGACAGCGGCTGCTCCGCCAGCACGGCATTCCTACCGCTGCGGCCCTGGCCGACAGCGTGGTGGTTGTTGAGGAGGGGCGGGTCTGGCTGGAGTCGGATGCCGCCCTGCACATCCTCTACCGGCTGGGGGGGGTGTGGCGCGTGGTGGCTGTGCTGCGGTTCTTGCCTAAGCGATGGCGGGACTGGATTTACCGGCTGGTTGCCAAAAACCGCTACCGCCTTTTTGGGCGGCTCGAGCGCTGTATGGTGCCGACCCCGGAACTAAAGGAGCGCTTTCTGGATGCTTCCTGA
- a CDS encoding quinone-dependent dihydroorotate dehydrogenase: MYELLKPWLFRQDPETIHEQVMCLLAWLGQRGPSLQLLQRFFGLSDPRLEVAAFGLRFPNPIGLAAGFDKNAVAVRTWAALGFGHVEIGSVTALPQPGNPRPRLFRLPQDQALINRMGFNNEGAEAIAQRLERLQQTFGRPPVPLGINLGKSRVTPLEEAPQDYLQSLSRLWPYGDYFVINVSSPNTPGLRALQDKERLEELLAALTGFVQGRKPLLLKIAPDLTWEQIDEILGLVEDYRLAGLIATNTTTARTGLQTPIDEAGGLSGRPLRARSLEVLRYLHARLQGRLPIVSVGGIFSPEDVWERLENGATLVQIYTGLVYEGPLMVKKLCRGLLQRMEREGVRSLKELIPFPLESFTVGRSQR; the protein is encoded by the coding sequence GTGTACGAACTGCTCAAACCCTGGCTGTTCCGCCAAGACCCCGAGACCATTCATGAACAGGTCATGTGCTTGTTGGCCTGGCTGGGGCAGCGGGGGCCCAGTCTACAGCTCCTCCAGCGGTTTTTTGGCTTGTCCGACCCGCGCCTCGAGGTCGCGGCGTTTGGCCTGCGCTTTCCCAACCCCATCGGCCTGGCCGCGGGTTTCGACAAAAACGCGGTAGCCGTGCGAACCTGGGCCGCCCTGGGCTTCGGGCACGTGGAGATTGGCTCGGTTACAGCCCTGCCCCAGCCGGGCAACCCCAGGCCCCGCCTGTTTCGGCTGCCCCAGGATCAGGCGCTAATCAACCGCATGGGCTTCAACAACGAGGGGGCCGAGGCCATCGCTCAAAGGCTAGAACGCTTACAACAAACCTTTGGCCGACCCCCGGTGCCGCTGGGCATCAACCTGGGCAAGTCCAGGGTCACCCCCCTGGAGGAAGCCCCACAGGACTATTTGCAAAGCCTCTCCCGGCTCTGGCCCTATGGCGACTACTTTGTCATCAACGTAAGCTCCCCCAACACGCCGGGGCTCCGGGCCTTACAGGACAAAGAGCGGTTGGAAGAGCTGCTGGCCGCGCTTACCGGTTTTGTGCAGGGCCGGAAGCCCCTGTTGCTCAAAATTGCCCCCGACCTCACCTGGGAGCAGATTGACGAGATTTTGGGCCTGGTGGAAGATTACCGGCTCGCGGGCCTGATCGCCACCAACACCACCACCGCCCGCACCGGCCTGCAAACCCCCATAGACGAAGCCGGCGGCCTCTCGGGCAGGCCCTTGCGGGCGCGCTCGCTCGAGGTGCTCCGATACCTGCACGCGCGGCTACAAGGCCGCCTGCCCATCGTCTCGGTGGGGGGTATTTTCAGCCCGGAGGACGTGTGGGAACGGCTGGAGAACGGGGCTACCCTGGTGCAGATATATACCGGCCTGGTCTACGAGGGGCCCCTGATGGTGAAAAAGCTGTGCAGGGGGCTGCTGCAAAGAATGGAGCGAGAAGGTGTGCGCAGCCTGAAAGAGCTCATACCGTTTCCGCTTGAATCCTTCACCGTTGGACGAAGTCAGAGGTGA
- a CDS encoding inorganic diphosphatase, producing MANLKNLPVGKKAPEIVHMVIEVPRGSSNKYEYDPDLEAIKLDRVLPTAQFYPGDYGFIPSTLAEDGDPLDGIILSTYPLLPGVVVDVRIVGMVDMQDEKGGDAKIIGVVAEDPRWDHIQDLNDVPTAYKQEIQNFFETYKALEAHKGKWVKVAGWKDRAGAVAEVKACIERFKEAKNR from the coding sequence ATGGCGAACCTCAAGAATCTACCCGTTGGGAAAAAAGCCCCTGAAATTGTCCACATGGTGATTGAAGTGCCGCGCGGCTCTTCCAACAAGTACGAGTACGACCCCGACCTCGAGGCCATCAAGCTCGACCGGGTGCTGCCCACGGCCCAGTTCTACCCCGGCGACTACGGCTTCATTCCCTCCACCCTGGCCGAGGACGGCGACCCCCTGGATGGTATCATCCTCTCCACCTACCCCCTTTTGCCGGGTGTGGTGGTGGATGTGCGGATTGTGGGTATGGTGGACATGCAGGATGAGAAGGGCGGCGATGCCAAAATCATCGGGGTGGTGGCCGAAGACCCCCGCTGGGATCACATCCAGGACTTGAACGACGTACCCACCGCCTACAAACAGGAGATCCAGAACTTCTTTGAGACCTACAAGGCCCTGGAGGCCCACAAAGGCAAGTGGGTCAAGGTGGCGGGCTGGAAAGACAGGGCCGGGGCAGTGGCTGAGGTCAAGGCCTGTATCGAGCGCTTCAAAGAGGCGAAAAACCGCTAA
- the moaA gene encoding GTP 3',8-cyclase MoaA translates to MKLIDQYGRIIKDLRLSVTPRCNLHCLYCHPLGWEQSEPPGTISVEDTRHFLRAMQLLGLESVRFTGGEPLVRKELPQMIAVASELGIPDIAITTNGLLFKRKAKELLSAGLKRINLSMDAVTPEVFRTMTRGGQVEKVWEAIETAWELGMHPVKINAVMIRGMNEQEVIPLASLSLEKPLEVRFLEYMHLDNSNPELYHARFISGAETRAKIEAHFGPLERVDNDPTAPARVYRIPGAVGTVGFINPVTEPFCSKCSRLRLTSDKKIRPCLLTDLEMDIAWAFEAENPVEALVDAILLATDRKPAFGNTLPTLRERVMVGIGG, encoded by the coding sequence GTGAAACTCATTGACCAATACGGGCGCATCATCAAGGATCTACGGCTTTCGGTCACACCGCGCTGCAACCTGCACTGCCTGTACTGCCATCCGCTGGGCTGGGAACAGTCGGAGCCCCCCGGCACCATCTCGGTTGAAGACACCCGCCACTTCCTGAGGGCCATGCAGCTACTAGGTCTGGAGTCGGTGCGTTTTACCGGCGGCGAACCCCTGGTGCGCAAAGAACTTCCCCAGATGATCGCGGTGGCCAGCGAGCTGGGCATCCCCGATATCGCCATCACCACCAACGGCCTTTTGTTTAAGCGGAAGGCCAAGGAGCTTTTGAGCGCGGGGCTCAAACGCATCAACCTCTCGATGGACGCGGTGACCCCCGAGGTCTTCCGAACCATGACCCGGGGCGGGCAGGTCGAGAAGGTCTGGGAGGCCATCGAAACCGCCTGGGAGCTGGGCATGCACCCGGTCAAAATCAACGCGGTGATGATCCGGGGCATGAACGAACAGGAGGTAATTCCGCTGGCCTCGCTCTCGCTGGAAAAGCCCCTCGAGGTGCGCTTCCTGGAGTATATGCATCTCGACAACTCCAACCCCGAGCTCTACCACGCGCGCTTTATCAGCGGGGCCGAGACCCGCGCCAAAATCGAGGCCCACTTTGGCCCCCTCGAGCGCGTAGATAACGACCCCACCGCCCCCGCGCGGGTTTACCGCATCCCCGGCGCGGTGGGTACGGTGGGCTTTATCAACCCGGTTACCGAGCCTTTTTGCTCCAAGTGCTCCCGCCTGCGCCTAACCTCCGACAAAAAAATCCGACCCTGTTTGCTGACCGACCTGGAGATGGACATCGCCTGGGCCTTCGAGGCCGAGAACCCTGTCGAGGCCCTGGTAGACGCCATCCTGCTGGCTACCGACCGCAAACCGGCCTTTGGCAACACCCTACCCACCCTGCGCGAGCGGGTGATGGTGGGGATTGGCGGCTAA
- a CDS encoding S1 RNA-binding domain-containing protein has protein sequence MELKAGAIVEGRVTRIMDFGAFIEFPSGESGLVHISQVAHEFVKNIRDHLNEGDVVSVLVLGRDEKGRLDLSIKELTPAPVEPPRPKRLPRQAPEFENKLKSFLRGSGGFGGGGGKKSSGGKGGRKRR, from the coding sequence ATGGAGCTTAAAGCCGGTGCAATTGTAGAGGGTCGCGTCACGCGAATCATGGATTTTGGGGCTTTTATCGAGTTTCCCAGCGGGGAATCGGGTCTGGTGCACATCTCGCAGGTGGCCCACGAGTTCGTCAAGAACATCCGCGATCACCTGAATGAAGGGGATGTGGTCTCGGTCTTGGTGTTGGGTCGCGACGAGAAAGGCCGCCTCGACCTTTCTATCAAAGAACTTACCCCCGCCCCCGTGGAGCCCCCCCGACCCAAGCGCTTGCCCCGCCAGGCTCCCGAGTTCGAGAACAAGCTCAAAAGCTTTTTGCGCGGCTCAGGTGGTTTTGGTGGCGGTGGAGGCAAAAAGTCCAGCGGTGGAAAGGGTGGGCGCAAGCGCCGATAG
- a CDS encoding patatin-like phospholipase family protein, with the protein MPDFKRFGMALGGGGARGYAHIGVMRVLEREGFRPSVIAGTSMGSIMAAVFAAGHSADEVERILSQVSFWRFLDLNPLSDMLNFSELVRFLEPYVPRQMEDFPIPLGITATDLITGTEVYFRQGDVFQAIRASIAYPGVINPIWVGEQLLADGGILNQIPVDLVRFLGAERVIAVDVTPLEVLREHPQKKTWWQQIFRRGIDANPIQNVYRSVEIMQIRLAEVKLAVSRPDLVLRPKLEGIGLFSFQQLEQAIQDGEAAAEGKLEEIRELLVMESG; encoded by the coding sequence ATGCCGGATTTCAAGCGCTTTGGAATGGCCCTGGGCGGTGGAGGAGCCCGGGGGTATGCCCATATTGGCGTGATGCGGGTGCTGGAGCGCGAAGGGTTCCGCCCCAGCGTGATCGCCGGAACCAGCATGGGCAGCATCATGGCGGCGGTTTTTGCCGCTGGCCACTCTGCCGACGAGGTAGAGCGGATTTTGTCCCAGGTGTCCTTCTGGCGCTTTCTGGACCTGAACCCTCTGAGCGATATGCTCAACTTCAGCGAGCTGGTGCGTTTTTTGGAGCCCTATGTGCCCCGCCAGATGGAAGATTTTCCCATTCCCCTGGGCATCACCGCCACCGACCTGATTACCGGAACCGAGGTGTATTTTCGCCAGGGCGATGTGTTTCAGGCCATTCGGGCCTCGATCGCCTACCCCGGGGTTATCAACCCCATCTGGGTGGGTGAGCAACTGCTGGCCGACGGCGGCATTCTGAACCAGATTCCGGTAGACCTGGTGCGCTTTTTGGGGGCCGAGCGGGTGATTGCGGTGGATGTGACCCCGCTGGAGGTGCTGCGCGAGCACCCGCAGAAGAAAACCTGGTGGCAGCAGATTTTCCGCCGGGGCATTGACGCCAACCCCATCCAGAACGTGTATCGTTCGGTGGAGATTATGCAGATCCGGCTGGCCGAGGTAAAGCTGGCGGTCTCGCGCCCCGACCTGGTGCTGCGGCCCAAGCTCGAGGGTATCGGGCTTTTTAGCTTCCAGCAGCTCGAGCAGGCCATCCAGGACGGCGAGGCAGCTGCCGAAGGGAAGCTCGAGGAAATCCGCGAACTGCTGGTTATGGAGTCGGGCTGA
- the ccmA gene encoding heme ABC exporter ATP-binding protein CcmA encodes MVSVEQVSRRFGHLVALNKVSLEVHPGEVFGLLGPNGSGKTTLIRILSGVLLPSAGQAQVAGLNVGRYPDQVKAAIGYATQEASVYRDLTVRENLEFRARLYLEARAVPPAVEATLRRFGLQDFAHQLAGALSGGWRQRLALAQAVVHGPKVVFLDEPTTGLDPVSRRTIWDLIHQEAARGAVVLVTTHYMDEAERCHRLALLYGGQVVAQGTPHELEQLALQQARVAYCETDLPLEHIRALPGVLDAWPSGRGVRLILEQQASLSLPLQTVYPNLEDVFIILTRHHGGAA; translated from the coding sequence ATGGTCAGCGTTGAGCAGGTCTCGAGGCGGTTCGGCCATCTGGTAGCCCTGAACAAGGTGAGCCTGGAGGTTCACCCCGGCGAGGTGTTTGGCCTGCTAGGGCCCAACGGTTCGGGCAAAACCACCCTGATTCGTATCCTGAGCGGAGTCTTGCTGCCCAGCGCGGGCCAGGCCCAGGTGGCCGGGCTAAATGTGGGCCGTTACCCCGACCAGGTCAAGGCCGCCATCGGCTACGCTACCCAGGAGGCCAGCGTCTACCGCGACCTCACGGTGCGCGAAAACCTGGAGTTCCGCGCCCGGCTCTACCTGGAAGCTCGCGCAGTGCCCCCAGCCGTTGAAGCAACTTTGCGGCGGTTTGGCCTGCAGGACTTTGCCCACCAGCTTGCCGGGGCCCTCTCGGGGGGCTGGCGGCAGCGGCTGGCCCTGGCCCAGGCGGTGGTGCATGGGCCCAAGGTGGTGTTTTTGGACGAGCCCACCACCGGCCTCGACCCGGTTTCGCGCCGCACCATCTGGGATCTGATTCACCAGGAAGCCGCTCGAGGCGCGGTCGTACTGGTTACCACCCACTACATGGACGAGGCCGAGCGCTGTCACCGGCTGGCCCTGCTGTATGGCGGCCAGGTGGTGGCCCAGGGCACCCCCCACGAGCTCGAGCAGCTCGCGCTGCAGCAAGCCAGGGTGGCTTACTGCGAGACCGACCTTCCCCTCGAGCACATCCGGGCCCTGCCGGGGGTGCTGGATGCCTGGCCCAGCGGGCGCGGGGTGCGGCTGATTCTGGAGCAACAGGCCTCCCTCAGCCTGCCCCTCCAGACCGTATACCCCAACCTCGAGGACGTCTTCATCATCCTGACCCGTCACCACGGGGGTGCCGCATGA
- a CDS encoding TetR/AcrR family transcriptional regulator, protein MYLLSSFDEADSTRAALMRAGLELLAERGYKGSTTREIAARAGVSEVTLFRQFGSKKALLQAAVQKLRPPVEQVLPGSSHKEVAWSSLENSLLHLAQNYMRMLEANQGLLVRLLPELARHPELRGETGPLGLRKAMSAVFEYFAELQKQGLLRSDESPSQVAVALLGPLFARVLLLGAMGIQPPFDLQAHVRGFLEGRRYGQR, encoded by the coding sequence ATGTACTTACTTTCAAGCTTCGATGAAGCCGACTCCACCCGCGCAGCCCTCATGCGTGCGGGATTGGAGCTCCTGGCCGAAAGAGGCTACAAAGGCTCCACCACCCGCGAAATCGCGGCCAGGGCCGGGGTCTCCGAGGTTACGCTGTTCAGGCAGTTTGGAAGCAAGAAAGCCCTGCTGCAAGCGGCGGTGCAAAAGCTCCGCCCGCCGGTAGAGCAGGTTTTGCCCGGCTCATCCCACAAGGAGGTGGCCTGGTCTTCGCTCGAAAACAGCCTGCTGCACCTGGCCCAGAACTATATGCGAATGCTCGAGGCCAACCAGGGGCTTCTGGTTCGGCTCCTGCCCGAGCTGGCCCGCCACCCCGAGTTGCGCGGTGAAACAGGGCCCTTGGGCTTGCGCAAGGCCATGTCGGCAGTTTTTGAGTATTTTGCTGAGCTGCAAAAACAGGGCTTGCTACGTTCCGATGAATCCCCTTCCCAGGTAGCCGTCGCGCTGCTGGGGCCGCTCTTTGCCAGGGTACTGCTTCTGGGCGCGATGGGGATTCAACCTCCATTCGACTTGCAAGCCCACGTGCGGGGTTTTCTGGAGGGAAGGCGCTATGGTCAGCGTTGA
- a CDS encoding acyl-CoA dehydrogenase family protein translates to MIANRPKELWFELDSEERQIIGALRDFLQAEVAPTAAERDETGAFPFEIVKKLGEMGVMGAQVPEQYGGAGLSTRIFARIIEEIAAVDGSLALTVASHNSLCTGHILIAGNEQQKQQFLPRLASAEALGAWGLTEPGSGSDAAAMRTKAEETSSGWVLNGSKQFITQGSVAGVYVINARTDAAPSEEKKHLGLSALVFEAPIPGLRIGRKERKLGLNASDTAQIIFEDITLPKEALLGERGKGFYDVMKVLEGGRIGIAAMAVGLGRAALEFAAKYALEREQFGKPIAEFQAVSHKLADMATQLEAARLLYLKAAELRDAGKPFGPAAAQAKLFASEVAVQACDEAIQILGGYGYIKEYPVERYWRDARLTRIGEGTSEVLKVIIAKHLLAQYR, encoded by the coding sequence ATGATCGCCAACCGCCCCAAGGAGTTATGGTTTGAGCTCGATAGCGAGGAACGCCAGATTATTGGTGCTTTGCGGGATTTTTTGCAGGCTGAGGTGGCCCCTACCGCCGCCGAGCGCGACGAGACCGGCGCCTTTCCGTTTGAAATTGTGAAGAAGCTCGGCGAGATGGGCGTAATGGGGGCTCAGGTACCCGAGCAGTATGGCGGGGCGGGGCTCTCGACGCGTATTTTTGCTCGCATTATCGAAGAAATTGCAGCAGTAGACGGTTCGCTGGCGCTTACCGTGGCCTCGCACAACAGCCTGTGCACCGGCCATATCCTGATTGCCGGCAACGAGCAGCAAAAGCAGCAATTCCTGCCCCGGCTGGCCTCCGCCGAGGCGCTGGGGGCCTGGGGGCTCACCGAACCGGGCAGCGGCTCGGACGCAGCAGCTATGCGCACCAAAGCCGAAGAAACCAGCTCGGGCTGGGTACTTAACGGCTCCAAGCAGTTCATCACCCAGGGGTCGGTGGCTGGGGTGTATGTAATCAACGCCCGCACCGACGCCGCCCCCAGCGAGGAAAAGAAGCACCTGGGGCTCTCAGCACTGGTATTTGAGGCCCCCATTCCGGGCCTGCGGATTGGGCGCAAGGAGCGGAAGCTAGGGCTCAACGCTTCGGACACCGCGCAGATAATCTTTGAGGATATTACCTTGCCCAAAGAGGCCCTGCTGGGTGAGCGGGGCAAGGGCTTCTACGATGTGATGAAGGTGCTCGAAGGCGGGCGCATCGGCATTGCCGCCATGGCGGTGGGGCTGGGGCGGGCTGCTCTGGAGTTTGCCGCCAAATATGCCCTCGAGCGCGAACAGTTTGGCAAGCCCATCGCCGAGTTCCAGGCGGTCTCGCACAAGCTGGCCGATATGGCTACGCAGCTAGAAGCCGCCCGGCTCTTGTACCTGAAGGCCGCCGAACTGCGGGACGCCGGTAAGCCTTTCGGCCCGGCCGCAGCCCAGGCCAAGCTCTTCGCCTCGGAGGTAGCGGTGCAGGCCTGCGACGAGGCCATCCAGATCCTGGGCGGCTACGGCTACATCAAGGAGTACCCGGTCGAGCGCTACTGGCGCGACGCCCGCCTGACCCGCATCGGGGAAGGCACCAGCGAGGTGTTGAAGGTGATCATCGCCAAGCACCTGCTGGCCCAGTACCGCTAG
- a CDS encoding enoyl-ACP reductase, which produces MVPIDLSGKKALVMGVTNEHSLGWAIAEKLYAAGAEVAFSYQGERLREKLEKLTAGRPNQRLYQVDVTDEAALKAMFADLGQAWGGLDYLVHSIAFAPRAAMEGRFIDTTAADWNTALQVSAYSLVAVAREAEPLLRDGGSLVTLTYYASEKVVPKYNVMGIAKAALEASVRYLAYELGKKNIRVNAISAGAIRTVAAMSIPGFRKMVAKYNATAPLGRMITHEEVGNLGLYLLSPLSSGTTGQTVYVDAGYSIMGMSWDDAQE; this is translated from the coding sequence ATGGTTCCGATTGACTTGTCCGGCAAAAAAGCCCTGGTGATGGGCGTGACCAACGAGCACAGCCTGGGCTGGGCTATCGCCGAAAAACTGTATGCCGCCGGGGCCGAAGTGGCTTTTAGCTACCAAGGCGAGCGGCTCCGGGAAAAGCTCGAGAAACTCACGGCGGGCCGTCCAAATCAGCGCCTGTACCAGGTAGATGTCACCGACGAAGCCGCACTCAAGGCTATGTTTGCCGACCTGGGTCAAGCCTGGGGCGGCCTAGATTATCTGGTGCACTCCATCGCCTTTGCCCCCCGCGCCGCCATGGAAGGACGGTTCATTGACACCACCGCCGCCGACTGGAACACCGCCCTGCAGGTCTCGGCGTATTCACTGGTCGCCGTAGCCCGCGAAGCCGAGCCACTGCTACGGGACGGGGGTAGCCTGGTCACCCTGACCTACTACGCCTCCGAAAAGGTGGTACCCAAATACAACGTGATGGGCATTGCCAAGGCCGCCCTGGAAGCCAGCGTGCGTTACCTAGCCTACGAGTTGGGCAAGAAAAACATTCGGGTCAACGCCATCAGCGCCGGGGCTATTCGTACCGTAGCCGCCATGAGCATTCCCGGCTTTCGCAAGATGGTAGCCAAATACAACGCCACAGCCCCCCTGGGCCGCATGATTACCCACGAGGAAGTGGGTAACCTGGGTTTGTATCTGCTCTCTCCCCTATCAAGCGGCACCACCGGCCAGACCGTATACGTGGACGCAGGCTACAGCATTATGGGCATGAGCTGGGATGACGCTCAGGAATAA